In a single window of the Bacteroidales bacterium genome:
- a CDS encoding ATP-binding protein, producing MKKHTLNIKSDIHELPEIERFIENVCDYYNLNNNYFGNIMVAVNEAVENAIIHGNENNANKTVSLQFELVPSGILFTIEDEGTGFDFNSIPDATDIEKNPEKKGTGIYLIKALADDVKFLSKGRKIQLTFNITSINKEVFINRKQLIDKYLKVKKGIFEKNK from the coding sequence ATGAAAAAACATACTTTAAACATTAAATCTGATATTCACGAGTTGCCGGAAATAGAACGTTTTATTGAAAATGTTTGTGATTATTATAATCTGAATAACAACTATTTCGGCAATATTATGGTTGCTGTGAATGAAGCAGTAGAAAATGCGATAATTCACGGAAACGAAAACAATGCAAATAAAACAGTATCTCTGCAATTTGAATTAGTTCCCAGTGGAATTTTATTTACAATAGAAGATGAAGGAACGGGATTTGATTTTAACTCAATACCAGACGCAACAGATATTGAAAAAAATCCAGAGAAAAAAGGAACGGGTATATATCTAATTAAAGCTTTGGCTGACGATGTTAAGTTTTTAAGTAAAGGACGAAAAATACAATTAACTTTTAATATTACCTCAATCAATAAGGAAGTATTTATAAATAGAAAACAACTTATTGACAAATATCTCAAAGTCAAAAAAGGCATTTTTGAGAAAAATAAATAA
- a CDS encoding IPExxxVDY family protein, with the protein MVKKLSTLLYDLTEEYQIIGISSPLKDYKICWLINNTHTIQLTRYKDFNLILKNKKKEGFSYFSYIDSSSGTNYFLLSNKQEKKVLLEEISIDYLFIVKNASRLFDKKQLISSIKKIKNIQTVIPVDLKKIKEINTFLTELEYHQDETIKQA; encoded by the coding sequence ATGGTAAAAAAATTATCAACTCTACTTTATGATTTAACAGAAGAATATCAGATTATCGGAATCAGCTCTCCGTTAAAAGATTATAAAATATGTTGGTTAATTAATAATACGCACACTATACAATTAACCCGTTATAAAGATTTTAACCTGATATTAAAAAATAAAAAGAAAGAAGGTTTTTCTTATTTTTCCTATATTGATTCGAGCAGTGGAACAAACTATTTTTTATTATCAAACAAACAAGAAAAAAAAGTTTTATTAGAGGAAATATCCATAGATTATTTATTTATTGTTAAAAATGCATCAAGGTTGTTTGATAAAAAACAATTAATTTCTTCCATAAAAAAAATAAAGAATATACAAACAGTGATTCCCGTAGATTTAAAAAAGATAAAAGAAATCAATACATTCCTGACAGAATTAGAATATCACCAGGACGAAACAATAAAACAAGCGTAA
- a CDS encoding HAMP domain-containing histidine kinase, with protein MKKFEKQLHKKEEIAEKYLNKLIAINQNTFQNDFDAFKKELPKTREKDISYYVYKKDSLIFWSDNYFPIPLTYNEEFFENKNLVRVENGWYVLKTLKTKQKVCIAAILVKSEYKYENDYLLNEINPDLINNNQRIDLSDSIKNAFIVKNKEGRVMFSLVMDGDNQLTENQEIFIFLFYFLVFVFVIFILYYLHKQVSLFFPVYEKYYYLGFVLDMFIFRGILFYFKVPHDLYQTKIFSPVYYASSELLPSFGDLILNVCLFLIASYIIYKKSYLLPQKIIIKKIPGSFIVVLLIAFSGLIFMKSFGLINKMVVDSTISFNLNQIFSLNGFSLIGLLLISFIALSCVLLTVQMLRIIQKIGLNYYVFAGILTVTSILLATAIPETWQYKILILSVFAVYYLVFMLIRQILKKNLNYYEILFYLILFSGTATYIVSNSNTRKELEKRKVFAMKLSSGEDILAENMFKDVIKNITTDKNLKSYIKKYPESETQSKDYILKKYFSGYWSKYKIQITMCSKNDSLMVETALNKTNCIDFFNELKTRYGKTSTCDNLFLLNYGTSGNHYLSEFRFRKDTSDIHVFVELTSKFILKGLGYPELLIDKKHFINADLSDYSYARYYNNNLVDAYGKHYYTTKLKIENKDFKNGIFTYDKNGYNHLCYQTDPAAVLIISKKNGSITDSLAPFSILFTIFSLILFFCFLILNIPFRKDLVQINFKKRLQISIISIIMISFIVIGLSTYYFIRNLNEQKNMDLLSEKTMSILIELQHKIPDGIMSEEQLLFISNALVKFSNVFFTDINLFDTNGTLIASSRPQVYEEGLISRKMNTTAFFQLTSEKKTLFIQKENIGKLEYYSAYMPYYNRDNKLLYFINLPYFAKENELKKELSSFLMAFINIYVFLIAISVLLALIIAERITRPLNVIRDKISHLKLIGKNEKIYWSGHDEIGSLVTEYNRMIDELEKSAEMLSRSEREGAWRVMAMQVAHEIKNPLTPMKLSVQYLEKAWKEKAPDLDNKMERFTKNIVEQIENLSVIASEFSYFAQMPQPHNEKVDIIKLIKDSISMFDYNMKINIFFDEKDEKKVFVLVDKRQMMRVMNNLLVNAFQAIGNKEKGKIEIYVKLFEGRVRVSVEDNGEGISDEMKQKIFTPYFSTKSEGMGLGLAIVKGIIENFKGTVWFESEINTGTTFYFEVPQYME; from the coding sequence TTGAAAAAATTTGAAAAACAACTACACAAAAAAGAAGAAATTGCCGAGAAATACTTAAACAAATTAATAGCTATTAACCAAAATACATTTCAGAATGATTTTGATGCCTTTAAAAAAGAATTACCAAAAACCAGAGAAAAAGATATTTCTTATTATGTATATAAGAAGGATAGTTTGATTTTTTGGTCCGACAACTATTTTCCAATTCCATTAACTTATAATGAAGAATTTTTTGAAAACAAAAATCTTGTCAGGGTTGAAAATGGTTGGTATGTTTTAAAAACCTTAAAAACAAAGCAAAAAGTTTGTATTGCTGCCATTCTTGTTAAATCGGAATATAAATATGAAAATGATTATTTGCTGAATGAAATTAACCCCGATCTAATTAACAACAATCAAAGAATTGACTTATCAGATAGTATTAAGAATGCCTTCATAGTAAAAAACAAAGAAGGCCGAGTAATGTTTTCACTGGTTATGGATGGAGACAATCAATTAACAGAAAATCAGGAAATATTTATTTTCTTGTTTTATTTTCTTGTTTTTGTTTTTGTAATTTTTATTTTATATTATTTACACAAGCAAGTGTCGCTTTTTTTCCCGGTTTATGAAAAATATTATTATTTGGGATTTGTGTTGGACATGTTTATTTTCCGAGGTATATTGTTTTATTTTAAAGTACCACACGACCTTTATCAAACAAAAATTTTTAGCCCAGTATATTATGCTTCTTCTGAGCTTTTACCTTCTTTTGGCGATTTGATTTTAAATGTTTGTTTGTTTCTTATCGCCTCTTATATAATATATAAAAAATCATATTTACTGCCTCAAAAAATAATTATAAAAAAAATCCCCGGAAGCTTTATTGTTGTTTTGCTCATCGCTTTTTCAGGTTTGATTTTTATGAAATCTTTTGGCCTAATAAATAAAATGGTTGTTGACTCAACCATTTCGTTTAATTTAAATCAGATATTTTCTCTAAATGGCTTTAGTTTGATAGGATTACTATTAATTTCATTTATAGCTCTTTCCTGTGTATTGTTGACGGTTCAAATGTTAAGAATTATTCAAAAAATAGGGCTTAATTATTATGTTTTCGCCGGCATTTTGACTGTTACCAGTATTCTTCTTGCCACAGCAATTCCCGAAACATGGCAATATAAAATATTGATTTTAAGTGTTTTTGCAGTTTATTATCTTGTATTTATGCTTATCAGACAAATACTAAAAAAGAACTTAAATTATTATGAAATACTGTTTTATCTCATACTTTTTTCCGGCACCGCTACCTATATTGTATCAAATAGTAACACAAGGAAAGAGCTGGAAAAAAGAAAAGTTTTTGCCATGAAATTATCTTCGGGCGAAGATATTTTGGCGGAAAATATGTTTAAAGACGTTATAAAAAATATAACAACAGATAAAAATTTAAAAAGTTATATTAAAAAATATCCCGAAAGCGAAACACAATCGAAAGATTATATTTTAAAAAAATATTTTTCTGGTTATTGGAGTAAATATAAAATACAGATAACTATGTGTAGTAAAAACGACAGCCTGATGGTTGAAACTGCACTAAATAAAACAAATTGTATTGATTTTTTTAATGAGTTAAAAACCCGTTACGGAAAAACATCTACCTGTGATAATTTATTTTTACTGAATTATGGTACAAGCGGGAATCATTATTTATCAGAATTTCGATTTAGAAAAGACACTTCAGATATTCATGTTTTTGTTGAACTTACTTCAAAATTTATTCTTAAAGGCTTGGGATATCCGGAATTGTTGATTGATAAAAAACACTTTATTAATGCCGATTTGTCTGACTATTCTTATGCACGTTATTATAATAACAATTTAGTTGATGCATATGGGAAACATTATTATACAACTAAGTTAAAAATTGAAAATAAAGATTTTAAAAACGGAATTTTTACGTACGACAAAAACGGTTATAATCATCTGTGTTATCAAACAGACCCGGCAGCAGTTTTAATAATTAGTAAAAAAAATGGCAGCATCACTGACTCTTTAGCCCCGTTTTCAATTCTTTTTACAATTTTCAGCCTTATTTTATTTTTCTGTTTTCTGATTCTAAATATCCCCTTTAGAAAAGACCTTGTTCAGATAAACTTTAAAAAAAGACTTCAGATATCCATAATTTCAATTATTATGATTTCTTTTATAGTAATTGGACTTTCTACATATTATTTTATTAGAAATCTAAATGAGCAAAAAAATATGGATTTACTGAGCGAAAAAACCATGTCCATATTAATAGAACTTCAACACAAGATTCCTGATGGTATCATGTCCGAAGAGCAACTTTTATTTATTTCTAATGCCCTTGTTAAGTTTTCTAATGTGTTTTTTACAGATATTAATCTTTTTGATACCAATGGGACCCTAATTGCTTCGTCAAGACCACAGGTTTATGAAGAAGGACTGATTTCCAGAAAAATGAATACAACTGCATTTTTTCAACTTACTTCAGAAAAGAAAACGCTTTTTATTCAGAAGGAAAATATTGGCAAGCTGGAATATTATTCTGCCTACATGCCTTATTACAACCGAGATAACAAACTATTATACTTTATTAATTTACCATATTTTGCAAAAGAAAACGAATTAAAAAAAGAACTTTCATCATTTTTGATGGCATTTATTAATATTTATGTGTTTCTCATTGCAATTTCTGTTTTGCTTGCTTTAATAATAGCAGAAAGGATCACAAGGCCATTAAATGTGATAAGGGACAAAATAAGTCATTTGAAGCTAATAGGTAAAAATGAAAAGATTTACTGGTCAGGACATGATGAAATCGGATCCCTTGTTACAGAATATAACAGGATGATAGACGAATTAGAAAAAAGCGCAGAAATGCTCTCACGTTCAGAAAGAGAGGGTGCCTGGAGAGTTATGGCTATGCAGGTAGCCCATGAAATTAAGAACCCGCTTACTCCGATGAAACTTAGTGTTCAATATTTGGAAAAGGCCTGGAAAGAAAAAGCTCCCGATTTAGACAACAAAATGGAACGCTTCACCAAGAACATTGTTGAACAAATTGAAAATCTGTCTGTTATTGCATCTGAATTTTCATATTTTGCCCAGATGCCCCAGCCTCATAACGAAAAAGTAGATATCATTAAATTAATCAAAGATTCAATATCCATGTTCGATTATAATATGAAAATCAATATATTTTTCGATGAGAAGGATGAGAAAAAGGTTTTTGTGCTTGTTGATAAAAGACAAATGATGCGTGTGATGAACAACCTTCTGGTAAATGCATTTCAGGCTATCGGCAATAAAGAAAAAGGGAAAATTGAAATTTATGTTAAATTATTTGAGGGTAGGGTAAGGGTGTCTGTAGAAGATAATGGGGAAGGAATATCTGACGAGATGAAGCAGAAAATTTTTACACCATATTTTTCCACCAAATCCGAAGGCATGGGCCTGGGGCTTGCGATAGTTAAGGGAATAATTGAAAACTTTAAGGGAACAGTATGGTTTGAGTCGGAAATCAATACAGGAACGACATTTTATTTTGAAGTTCCGCAATATATGGAATAA
- a CDS encoding class I SAM-dependent methyltransferase yields MEIIKSCEICGNTSFSEYLKSKDYFYTHENYTIIKCDNCEFLFVTPRPDKNEIIKYYKTKEYISHSNIKKGITNKLYHFARKLNHKTKYKLINKYVQSGAILDIGCATGEFLNYFKKLKWTVLGIEPDDASRSHAIKQYKIDVFSETKLDVIEKGTFDVITMWHVIEHVHNINERVQQLYNLLKYNGIAVIAVPNINCYDACKYQKYWAGFDLPRHLYHFSKKSLIGLFQKHNFKIIDIYPLKFDAYYISLLSEKYKNGKKNIFNALINGLKSNMWAKKNRNEYSSLIFVFKKTSEIEDI; encoded by the coding sequence ATGGAAATAATAAAAAGTTGCGAAATTTGTGGAAATACATCTTTTTCAGAGTATTTAAAAAGCAAAGATTACTTTTATACACATGAAAATTATACAATTATCAAATGTGACAATTGTGAATTTCTTTTTGTAACCCCAAGGCCGGATAAGAACGAAATAATAAAATATTATAAGACAAAAGAATACATATCGCACAGCAATATTAAAAAAGGTATTACAAACAAACTTTATCATTTTGCAAGAAAACTCAATCATAAGACAAAATACAAACTGATAAACAAATATGTTCAAAGCGGAGCTATTCTGGATATTGGATGCGCTACAGGTGAATTTTTGAATTATTTTAAAAAATTAAAATGGACTGTTCTTGGAATAGAACCAGACGATGCCTCTCGTAGCCATGCAATTAAACAATACAAAATAGATGTATTTTCAGAAACCAAGCTTGATGTCATTGAAAAAGGAACCTTTGACGTTATCACAATGTGGCATGTAATTGAACATGTGCACAATATTAATGAAAGAGTTCAACAATTGTATAATTTATTAAAGTATAATGGAATAGCCGTTATTGCAGTCCCCAATATTAATTGTTATGATGCCTGTAAATATCAAAAATATTGGGCAGGATTTGATTTACCCAGACATTTATATCATTTTTCTAAAAAATCATTGATTGGGTTATTTCAAAAACATAATTTTAAAATCATTGATATTTATCCTTTAAAATTTGACGCATATTATATTAGTCTGTTAAGCGAAAAATATAAAAATGGTAAAAAAAATATTTTTAATGCTTTAATAAATGGATTGAAATCAAATATGTGGGCAAAGAAAAATAGAAATGAATATTCTAGCTTAATTTTTGTTTTTAAAAAAACAAGCGAAATAGAAGACATATAG
- the mnmG gene encoding tRNA uridine-5-carboxymethylaminomethyl(34) synthesis enzyme MnmG yields MSVKQYDIIVVGAGHAGCEAASASANLGSSVLLITMNMNLIAQMSCNPSVGGVAKGQIVREIDALGGKMGIVTDLSMIQFRMLNRSKGSAMWSPRAQCDRMLFSEKWRETLEKTKNLDFRQDEAVDIIIKNNSVCGIITKLGLKIFSRAVILTSGTFLKGIIHVGEKQLYGGRIGENSADKLSDSLHKYGIISNRLKTGTPVRIDGRTVNFNKLEEQRGDEEPGKFSFTNTKFLKKQKSCFLAYTNDEAHRILQTGFDKSPLFKGIIKGRGPRYCPSIEDKIVRFSDKNRHQLFLEPEGWNTIEYYLNGFSSSLPEEIQLNALKKIEGFEKVKIFRPGYAIEYDYFPPDQITATLESKKINNLYFAGQVNGTTGYEEAAAQGLMAGINAHNKLHNKNEFILKRSESYIGVLIDDLVTKTIDEPYRMFTSRAEYRILLRQGNADIRLTNYGYELGLINHNRLNIFKDKEKKINVLYDFIKNESIAPEEINIYLKKIKSPDISQKIKLINLLLRSQVNINFLINYCKKFAEFINEKKIKEKDILEEVEIIVKYESYIKKEKEIANKILKFEEISLKKIFDYNSLISLSAEAREKLNKQKPQNIGQASRISGVSPADINVLILYLGH; encoded by the coding sequence ATGTCTGTCAAACAATATGATATAATAGTGGTTGGTGCCGGGCATGCAGGTTGTGAAGCGGCCTCAGCTTCAGCCAATTTGGGGTCTTCTGTGTTGTTGATTACTATGAACATGAATTTAATTGCCCAAATGTCATGCAATCCATCTGTTGGCGGTGTGGCAAAAGGTCAAATTGTGAGAGAAATAGACGCCCTTGGCGGAAAAATGGGAATAGTAACAGACTTGTCAATGATACAATTTAGAATGCTAAACCGTTCTAAAGGCTCGGCAATGTGGAGCCCAAGAGCTCAATGTGATAGAATGCTTTTTTCGGAAAAATGGAGAGAAACTCTCGAAAAAACAAAAAATTTAGATTTCAGGCAAGACGAAGCTGTTGATATAATAATTAAAAATAATTCAGTTTGCGGAATTATAACAAAATTAGGGTTAAAAATTTTTTCAAGAGCAGTAATTTTAACTTCAGGAACTTTTTTAAAAGGAATAATTCATGTCGGAGAAAAACAATTATATGGCGGAAGAATAGGGGAAAATTCAGCAGATAAATTATCCGATTCCCTTCACAAATATGGAATTATTTCTAATAGGCTTAAAACGGGAACACCGGTTAGAATTGACGGAAGAACGGTTAATTTTAACAAACTTGAAGAGCAAAGAGGAGACGAAGAGCCGGGAAAATTTTCTTTTACAAATACCAAATTTTTAAAAAAACAAAAAAGCTGTTTTTTGGCATATACAAACGACGAAGCCCATCGTATTCTACAAACAGGATTTGATAAATCACCATTGTTTAAAGGAATTATCAAAGGGCGCGGACCAAGGTATTGTCCATCCATTGAAGATAAAATTGTTCGTTTTTCAGACAAAAACAGACACCAGCTTTTTCTTGAGCCGGAAGGTTGGAATACTATCGAATATTATCTAAACGGATTTTCTTCTTCTCTTCCTGAAGAAATTCAATTAAATGCTTTAAAAAAAATTGAAGGCTTTGAAAAAGTAAAAATTTTCAGACCTGGATATGCAATAGAATATGATTATTTTCCTCCTGACCAGATAACGGCAACACTCGAATCAAAAAAAATTAATAATCTGTATTTTGCGGGTCAAGTAAATGGTACTACCGGTTATGAAGAAGCTGCAGCGCAAGGGCTGATGGCCGGCATTAACGCTCATAATAAATTACACAACAAAAATGAATTTATTTTAAAAAGAAGCGAATCATACATTGGAGTATTGATAGACGACCTTGTTACGAAAACCATAGATGAGCCGTATAGGATGTTTACCTCAAGGGCCGAGTATAGGATACTATTAAGACAGGGGAATGCAGATATTCGTCTAACAAACTATGGCTATGAGCTTGGGTTAATCAACCACAATAGGCTTAATATTTTTAAGGATAAAGAGAAAAAAATTAATGTATTATATGATTTCATTAAAAACGAATCCATAGCACCAGAAGAAATAAATATATATTTAAAAAAAATAAAATCGCCAGACATATCTCAAAAAATAAAGCTTATTAATCTTTTATTAAGGTCTCAGGTAAATATTAATTTTTTAATTAATTATTGTAAAAAGTTTGCGGAATTTATTAATGAAAAAAAAATTAAAGAAAAAGACATTTTGGAAGAAGTAGAAATTATTGTAAAATATGAGTCATATATTAAAAAAGAAAAAGAGATAGCAAATAAAATATTAAAATTTGAAGAAATATCGCTGAAAAAAATTTTTGATTATAATAGTTTGATTTCATTATCAGCCGAAGCAAGAGAAAAGCTGAACAAACAAAAACCCCAAAACATAGGACAGGCATCAAGAATAAGCGGTGTTTCTCCCGCAGATATAAATGTGTTAATTTTATATCTTGGTCATTAG
- a CDS encoding 2-oxoacid:ferredoxin oxidoreductase subunit beta, whose product MEENLTVDRTRVPLSKEDFVSDQLVKWCPGCGDHAILASVANVFPKIGYRKENFCLISGIGCSSRFPYYVNTYGFHGIHGRANAIATGVKVSNPHLSVWVATGDGDSMAIGGNHLIHIIRRNVDLNIMLFNNQIYGLTKGQYSPTSPMGSVTKTSPQGTIEHPFNPGELVMGAQGTFFARAVDTNPKLMTEIMFEAAKHDGTSVVEILQNCIIFNEGAHNVITSKDLREEHQLILRNGEPMIFGKNKDKGIVLKQQGLEVVTLGQNGAAEKEVLIHDQYSQDPGIHLMLAKMAPPYFPIALGVIRSAIFPTYDDLVEEQIKRSKEVAAIKTVDDLLNSGDTWEIK is encoded by the coding sequence ATGGAAGAAAATTTAACTGTTGACAGAACGAGAGTCCCTCTCAGTAAAGAAGATTTTGTTAGTGACCAGCTGGTAAAATGGTGTCCGGGATGTGGCGACCATGCTATATTAGCTTCAGTTGCTAATGTTTTTCCAAAAATAGGTTACCGAAAAGAAAATTTTTGCCTGATTTCCGGAATCGGATGTTCTTCGCGTTTTCCTTATTATGTGAATACCTATGGATTCCATGGTATCCACGGAAGAGCCAATGCAATAGCCACCGGAGTTAAGGTTTCCAATCCCCATCTCAGTGTTTGGGTTGCCACCGGAGACGGTGATTCCATGGCTATAGGAGGAAATCACCTCATACACATTATCAGGAGAAACGTTGACTTAAATATAATGCTGTTTAACAACCAGATATACGGTCTTACCAAGGGGCAATATTCGCCGACCTCTCCTATGGGAAGTGTAACTAAAACATCACCCCAGGGAACAATTGAACATCCTTTTAATCCCGGAGAACTTGTTATGGGGGCCCAGGGAACATTTTTTGCCAGAGCTGTTGACACCAACCCAAAACTTATGACAGAAATTATGTTTGAAGCGGCAAAACATGATGGTACATCTGTTGTGGAAATATTGCAAAATTGCATTATTTTTAATGAGGGCGCTCATAATGTTATTACCTCTAAAGATTTAAGAGAAGAGCACCAGCTGATACTTAGAAATGGGGAGCCCATGATATTTGGAAAAAATAAAGATAAGGGCATTGTTTTAAAACAACAGGGTTTAGAAGTTGTAACGTTGGGACAAAATGGGGCTGCAGAAAAGGAAGTTTTAATTCATGACCAATATTCACAGGACCCCGGCATACATCTTATGCTTGCCAAAATGGCTCCGCCTTATTTCCCCATTGCCCTGGGCGTTATACGTTCGGCTATTTTTCCAACCTACGATGACCTTGTTGAAGAACAAATAAAAAGGTCAAAAGAGGTAGCGGCTATTAAAACGGTTGACGATTTGCTGAACAGCGGCGATACTTGGGAAATAAAATAA
- a CDS encoding 2-oxoacid:acceptor oxidoreductase subunit alpha, whose amino-acid sequence MTKKTNKAVIKEDVVVKFVGDSGDGMQLAGNLFSDTAALEGNDLANFPDYPAEIRGPHNTIAGVSGFQVHIGRRVFSSGDMCDVLVAMNPASLKSNLKWAKKGGTLIIDKDAFDVKALEKSGYKNNPLEDNSLKDYNLIKAPITTLTKEALKELNLDSKTAEKSRNIFALGMMYYLFNWKQDIAFDFFAKKFKKNPQLIESNKLALKTGYNYAETIEAISVTYDVPAAALEKGRYRNISGNIATTWGFLAASERSGRPIFLGSYPITPATEILMEMAKHKSLGAKVFQAEDEIAGICSAIGASFAGSLALTTTSGPGLSLKSEAIGLAVMTELPLVIVNVQRGGPSTGLPTKSEQSDLLQALYGRNGECPVFVMAAYSPSDCFISAYEAAKLSMEHMTPTILLTDGYIGQGSELFRIPKVSELPPINPPIAKANDPDYKPFKRDSKTLVRQWALPGTEGLRHRVGGLEKENISGNVSMDAANHQLMVELRQKKIMKIADFIPEQKIHGNQEGDLLVISWGGTYGAVHTAVEELLKKEIKVGHAHFKYIMPLPKNTEKILGKFKHIVVCELNTGQFANYLRMQFPQYRYGQYNKIQGLPFTVSELTEHFNKILKEI is encoded by the coding sequence ATGACCAAAAAAACAAATAAAGCGGTAATCAAGGAAGATGTTGTTGTTAAGTTTGTTGGAGATTCTGGGGACGGGATGCAACTAGCCGGCAATCTTTTTTCAGACACCGCTGCCCTAGAAGGGAATGACCTGGCAAATTTTCCTGATTATCCGGCAGAAATCAGGGGGCCACACAATACCATAGCCGGAGTTTCGGGCTTTCAGGTACATATCGGGAGAAGAGTATTCAGTTCGGGTGACATGTGTGATGTTCTTGTGGCAATGAATCCTGCATCTTTGAAATCAAATCTTAAGTGGGCAAAAAAAGGAGGAACGCTTATTATTGACAAAGACGCTTTTGATGTTAAAGCTCTTGAAAAATCAGGATATAAAAACAATCCTCTTGAAGACAATAGTCTTAAAGATTATAATCTTATTAAGGCTCCCATAACCACATTAACCAAAGAAGCATTAAAAGAACTTAATCTTGATTCTAAAACGGCTGAAAAATCAAGAAATATATTTGCCTTGGGAATGATGTATTATCTTTTTAACTGGAAACAGGACATCGCATTTGATTTTTTTGCAAAAAAATTCAAAAAAAATCCCCAGTTAATAGAATCAAATAAGCTTGCATTAAAAACGGGTTATAATTATGCGGAAACCATAGAGGCCATCAGTGTAACATACGATGTTCCTGCTGCAGCTCTTGAGAAGGGGAGATACCGTAATATATCCGGAAATATTGCAACAACCTGGGGATTTTTGGCGGCTTCAGAACGTTCCGGGAGACCCATATTTCTCGGCTCATATCCTATTACTCCGGCAACAGAAATATTGATGGAGATGGCAAAGCACAAATCTCTTGGAGCAAAAGTGTTTCAGGCAGAAGATGAGATTGCGGGTATATGTTCTGCTATCGGCGCTAGTTTTGCCGGTTCACTCGCTTTAACAACAACCTCGGGCCCCGGTTTATCATTAAAAAGTGAAGCCATTGGTCTTGCCGTGATGACAGAACTACCCCTGGTAATTGTTAATGTACAACGTGGCGGTCCTTCTACCGGCTTACCCACAAAATCTGAACAATCCGACCTTTTACAAGCTTTATACGGAAGAAACGGTGAATGCCCTGTATTTGTTATGGCTGCTTATTCTCCTTCAGATTGTTTTATTTCCGCTTATGAGGCTGCAAAACTTTCCATGGAGCATATGACTCCCACCATTTTGCTTACCGATGGTTATATTGGCCAGGGTTCAGAATTATTTAGAATCCCAAAAGTCAGCGAACTTCCCCCCATAAATCCTCCTATTGCAAAAGCAAATGATCCCGATTATAAACCTTTTAAAAGAGATTCAAAAACACTTGTTCGTCAATGGGCGCTTCCCGGGACAGAAGGCTTAAGACATAGGGTGGGGGGCCTTGAAAAAGAAAATATTTCCGGAAATGTAAGTATGGATGCTGCCAATCACCAACTGATGGTTGAGCTTCGCCAGAAAAAAATTATGAAAATTGCAGATTTCATTCCGGAGCAAAAAATTCATGGCAATCAAGAAGGAGATCTTCTTGTGATTAGCTGGGGCGGAACATATGGTGCCGTTCATACTGCTGTTGAAGAATTGCTGAAAAAAGAAATTAAGGTTGGCCACGCTCACTTCAAATATATCATGCCATTACCTAAAAATACAGAAAAAATTCTTGGTAAGTTCAAACATATTGTGGTTTGCGAATTAAATACAGGACAATTTGCTAATTATTTACGCATGCAATTTCCCCAGTATAGGTATGGTCAATATAATAAAATACAGGGACTGCCTTTTACTGTTTCGGAATTGACAGAACATTTTAATAAAATATTAAAGGAGATATAA
- the ybeY gene encoding rRNA maturation RNase YbeY — MPVFAINFFSIGIKDNILKNKKCVRVWIHNILKNENVVYKNGELNFIFCDDKYLLNINKKFLRKNTLTDVIAFDYSEEGYFSADIFISYERIKENANKYLEEPQTELIRVMAHGILHLAGYKDKTLESKKIMTKKEEEYIKMYLNYIKICKSNKYGRST; from the coding sequence ATGCCTGTTTTCGCTATTAATTTTTTTTCTATTGGCATCAAAGACAATATTTTAAAAAACAAAAAATGTGTTCGCGTTTGGATACACAACATATTAAAAAATGAAAATGTTGTTTATAAAAACGGAGAATTAAATTTTATTTTTTGTGATGATAAATATTTGTTGAACATTAATAAAAAATTTTTAAGAAAAAATACTCTTACAGATGTAATTGCTTTTGATTATTCGGAAGAAGGATATTTTAGCGCAGATATATTTATCAGTTATGAAAGAATAAAAGAAAATGCAAATAAATATTTAGAAGAACCACAAACAGAATTAATTCGTGTTATGGCGCATGGAATATTGCATTTGGCGGGCTATAAAGACAAAACTCTGGAATCAAAAAAAATTATGACCAAAAAAGAAGAAGAATACATAAAAATGTATTTGAATTATATAAAAATCTGTAAATCAAACAAATATGGCCGTTCCACGTGA